The Penaeus chinensis breed Huanghai No. 1 chromosome 21, ASM1920278v2, whole genome shotgun sequence genome has a window encoding:
- the LOC125036516 gene encoding glycoprotein-N-acetylgalactosamine 3-beta-galactosyltransferase 1-like isoform X1, producing MTAMMVTEGVGEKQTRGEGGGGGERGSGGGGRGSGGGRSCWRTRSGSVQCLVALVGGFVLGLTLALLHSVAFYLPNATHHQEQRDVMGVSWENSVHQPSTQVSNVAQSPAEFRQPPAPSFAPSRRNSCYGTVAQRLFEKVRVLCLVVTYPAHHASHAVHIYKTWGRRCTKILFVTNAESEEEEEEEKEEEEENEEEDKSVLDLPLLTVPHATADRSGLWNKTRDAFRHAYLHYYNDYDWFVKADDDSYFIMENLRYWLHDKDPEIPYYYGCHFDVIVPQGYMSGGAGYILSRGALKAFVDAGQENLTLAHSQGAEDVQMGYFMEAAGVRPGDSRDEKGRPRFFPFIPADVVVPKTKNLDYWYWENLAHDHEQGLGCCSDTTISFHYVKKDLLYTLEFLIYHFKAYGLGVPARDC from the exons ATGACCG CGATGATGGTGACCGAAGGCGtgggagagaaacaaacaagaggagaaggaggcggaggtggagaacgaggaagtggaggtggaggacggggaagtggaggagggcgGAGCTGTTGGCGAACGCGTTCAGGATCCGTCCAGTGTCTAGTGGCTCTTGTTGGAGGCTTTGTGTTGGGTCTGACCCTGGCACTCCTTCACTCCGTGGCGTTTTACTTACCGAACGCCACGCATCATCAGGAACAGAGGG ATGTGATGGGAGTCTCCTGGGAGAACAGCGTGCATCAGCCATCAACACAGGTATCAAACGTGGCGCAAAGTCCCGCGGAGTTTCGACAGCCGCCCGCACCCAGTTTCGCGCCCAGTCGCCGAAATTCCTGCT ACGGCACCGTAGCCCAGCGTCTCTTCGAAAAAGTCCGTGTGTTGTGTCTCGTGGTCACCTACCCCGCCCACCACGCCTCACACGCCGTCCACATCTACAAAACCTGGGGTCGGAGATGCACCAAAATCCTCTTCGTCACTAACgcggagagtgaagaggaagaggaagaggaaaaggaagaggaagaggaaaatgaagaagaggacaaAAGCGTGTTGGATTTGCCGCTGCTCACCGTCCCGCACGCCACGGCTGATCGGAGTGGGTTGTGGAACAAGACTAGG GATGCCTTTCGCCACGCCTACCTCCATTACTACAACGACTACGACTGGTTTGTGAAAGCCGATGATGACTCGTACTTCATCATGGAGAATTTGAGGTACTGGCTGCACGACAAGGATCCCGAAATCCCGTATTATTATGGGTGTCATTTCGACGTCATCGTACCGCAG GGATACATGAGTGGAGGCGCAGGATACATCCTGAGCCGCGGCGCCCTCAAAGCCTTCGTGGACGCTGGCCAGGAAAATCTGACACTTGCTCACTCCCAGGGAGCTGAAGACGTCCAGATGG GATACTTCATGGAGGCAGCGGGAGTCCGACCTGGGGATTCAAGGGATGAAAAGGGGCGCCCGAGgttctttcccttcattcctgCTGATGTGGTGGTTCCTAAGACGAAAAACCTTGACTACTGGTACTGGGAGAACCTCGCTCATGATCACGAGCAG GGGTTAGGTTGCTGCAGTGACACCACCATATCTTTCCATTATGTGAAGAAGGATCTACTTTACACTCTTGAATTCTTAATCTACCACTTCAAAGCATATGGCCTTGGGGTACCTGCTAGGGACTGCTGA
- the LOC125036516 gene encoding glycoprotein-N-acetylgalactosamine 3-beta-galactosyltransferase 1-like isoform X3: MGVSWENSVHQPSTQVSNVAQSPAEFRQPPAPSFAPSRRNSCYGTVAQRLFEKVRVLCLVVTYPAHHASHAVHIYKTWGRRCTKILFVTNAESEEEEEEEKEEEEENEEEDKSVLDLPLLTVPHATADRSGLWNKTRDAFRHAYLHYYNDYDWFVKADDDSYFIMENLRYWLHDKDPEIPYYYGCHFDVIVPQGYMSGGAGYILSRGALKAFVDAGQENLTLAHSQGAEDVQMGYFMEAAGVRPGDSRDEKGRPRFFPFIPADVVVPKTKNLDYWYWENLAHDHEQGLGCCSDTTISFHYVKKDLLYTLEFLIYHFKAYGLGVPARDC, from the exons ATGGGAGTCTCCTGGGAGAACAGCGTGCATCAGCCATCAACACAGGTATCAAACGTGGCGCAAAGTCCCGCGGAGTTTCGACAGCCGCCCGCACCCAGTTTCGCGCCCAGTCGCCGAAATTCCTGCT ACGGCACCGTAGCCCAGCGTCTCTTCGAAAAAGTCCGTGTGTTGTGTCTCGTGGTCACCTACCCCGCCCACCACGCCTCACACGCCGTCCACATCTACAAAACCTGGGGTCGGAGATGCACCAAAATCCTCTTCGTCACTAACgcggagagtgaagaggaagaggaagaggaaaaggaagaggaagaggaaaatgaagaagaggacaaAAGCGTGTTGGATTTGCCGCTGCTCACCGTCCCGCACGCCACGGCTGATCGGAGTGGGTTGTGGAACAAGACTAGG GATGCCTTTCGCCACGCCTACCTCCATTACTACAACGACTACGACTGGTTTGTGAAAGCCGATGATGACTCGTACTTCATCATGGAGAATTTGAGGTACTGGCTGCACGACAAGGATCCCGAAATCCCGTATTATTATGGGTGTCATTTCGACGTCATCGTACCGCAG GGATACATGAGTGGAGGCGCAGGATACATCCTGAGCCGCGGCGCCCTCAAAGCCTTCGTGGACGCTGGCCAGGAAAATCTGACACTTGCTCACTCCCAGGGAGCTGAAGACGTCCAGATGG GATACTTCATGGAGGCAGCGGGAGTCCGACCTGGGGATTCAAGGGATGAAAAGGGGCGCCCGAGgttctttcccttcattcctgCTGATGTGGTGGTTCCTAAGACGAAAAACCTTGACTACTGGTACTGGGAGAACCTCGCTCATGATCACGAGCAG GGGTTAGGTTGCTGCAGTGACACCACCATATCTTTCCATTATGTGAAGAAGGATCTACTTTACACTCTTGAATTCTTAATCTACCACTTCAAAGCATATGGCCTTGGGGTACCTGCTAGGGACTGCTGA
- the LOC125036516 gene encoding glycoprotein-N-acetylgalactosamine 3-beta-galactosyltransferase 1-like isoform X2, translating into MMVTEGVGEKQTRGEGGGGGERGSGGGGRGSGGGRSCWRTRSGSVQCLVALVGGFVLGLTLALLHSVAFYLPNATHHQEQRDVMGVSWENSVHQPSTQVSNVAQSPAEFRQPPAPSFAPSRRNSCYGTVAQRLFEKVRVLCLVVTYPAHHASHAVHIYKTWGRRCTKILFVTNAESEEEEEEEKEEEEENEEEDKSVLDLPLLTVPHATADRSGLWNKTRDAFRHAYLHYYNDYDWFVKADDDSYFIMENLRYWLHDKDPEIPYYYGCHFDVIVPQGYMSGGAGYILSRGALKAFVDAGQENLTLAHSQGAEDVQMGYFMEAAGVRPGDSRDEKGRPRFFPFIPADVVVPKTKNLDYWYWENLAHDHEQGLGCCSDTTISFHYVKKDLLYTLEFLIYHFKAYGLGVPARDC; encoded by the exons ATGATGGTGACCGAAGGCGtgggagagaaacaaacaagaggagaaggaggcggaggtggagaacgaggaagtggaggtggaggacggggaagtggaggagggcgGAGCTGTTGGCGAACGCGTTCAGGATCCGTCCAGTGTCTAGTGGCTCTTGTTGGAGGCTTTGTGTTGGGTCTGACCCTGGCACTCCTTCACTCCGTGGCGTTTTACTTACCGAACGCCACGCATCATCAGGAACAGAGGG ATGTGATGGGAGTCTCCTGGGAGAACAGCGTGCATCAGCCATCAACACAGGTATCAAACGTGGCGCAAAGTCCCGCGGAGTTTCGACAGCCGCCCGCACCCAGTTTCGCGCCCAGTCGCCGAAATTCCTGCT ACGGCACCGTAGCCCAGCGTCTCTTCGAAAAAGTCCGTGTGTTGTGTCTCGTGGTCACCTACCCCGCCCACCACGCCTCACACGCCGTCCACATCTACAAAACCTGGGGTCGGAGATGCACCAAAATCCTCTTCGTCACTAACgcggagagtgaagaggaagaggaagaggaaaaggaagaggaagaggaaaatgaagaagaggacaaAAGCGTGTTGGATTTGCCGCTGCTCACCGTCCCGCACGCCACGGCTGATCGGAGTGGGTTGTGGAACAAGACTAGG GATGCCTTTCGCCACGCCTACCTCCATTACTACAACGACTACGACTGGTTTGTGAAAGCCGATGATGACTCGTACTTCATCATGGAGAATTTGAGGTACTGGCTGCACGACAAGGATCCCGAAATCCCGTATTATTATGGGTGTCATTTCGACGTCATCGTACCGCAG GGATACATGAGTGGAGGCGCAGGATACATCCTGAGCCGCGGCGCCCTCAAAGCCTTCGTGGACGCTGGCCAGGAAAATCTGACACTTGCTCACTCCCAGGGAGCTGAAGACGTCCAGATGG GATACTTCATGGAGGCAGCGGGAGTCCGACCTGGGGATTCAAGGGATGAAAAGGGGCGCCCGAGgttctttcccttcattcctgCTGATGTGGTGGTTCCTAAGACGAAAAACCTTGACTACTGGTACTGGGAGAACCTCGCTCATGATCACGAGCAG GGGTTAGGTTGCTGCAGTGACACCACCATATCTTTCCATTATGTGAAGAAGGATCTACTTTACACTCTTGAATTCTTAATCTACCACTTCAAAGCATATGGCCTTGGGGTACCTGCTAGGGACTGCTGA